A stretch of Pseudomonas sp. LRP2-20 DNA encodes these proteins:
- a CDS encoding alpha/beta hydrolase family protein, which translates to MFRYFPTNYVWNLSVDLAIEMGARMGEIEEMCAPLQEASRQPDAAGTQAFRETWSTMADKLCVLAEEDQAAGRRLSAGEKYNRAATYYLTCERLQAHGAPGRAALYQRFLETFARGIDLARENCERVEIPYEGKHLSGLLVRAEGVSGPAPLLVQVNGLDSTKEMKYRVGLPAWLAKRGVSSLILDQPGTGEALRLQGLTARYDSEHWASRVVDWLETRADVDPKRIGMEGVSLGGYYCPRAVAFEPRFACGVVWGANHDWRDVQKRRLEKEGNFPVPHYWAHVQWVWGAKDMDAFMRIAENVHLDGVLDRIRVPFLVTHGEKDSQIPLKWAHRTYEQLVNSPKRELKIFTDREGGVQHSSFDNSINAGHYIADWVAETLGGHTA; encoded by the coding sequence ATGTTCCGTTACTTCCCCACCAACTACGTCTGGAACCTCTCGGTGGACCTGGCCATCGAAATGGGCGCCCGCATGGGCGAGATCGAAGAAATGTGTGCCCCGTTGCAGGAAGCCTCCAGGCAGCCCGACGCCGCTGGCACCCAGGCATTTCGGGAAACCTGGTCGACCATGGCCGACAAGCTCTGTGTGCTGGCCGAGGAAGACCAAGCCGCTGGCCGGCGCCTTTCTGCCGGCGAGAAATACAACCGCGCCGCTACCTACTACCTCACCTGCGAACGCCTGCAGGCCCACGGCGCGCCGGGCCGCGCGGCGCTGTACCAGCGTTTCCTGGAGACCTTCGCGCGGGGTATCGACCTGGCCAGGGAAAATTGCGAGCGGGTCGAGATCCCCTATGAGGGCAAGCACCTCTCGGGCTTGCTGGTACGGGCAGAAGGCGTGAGTGGCCCGGCGCCACTGCTGGTGCAGGTCAACGGCCTGGATTCGACCAAGGAAATGAAATACCGCGTCGGCCTACCCGCCTGGCTGGCCAAACGCGGTGTGTCATCGCTGATCCTCGACCAGCCTGGCACCGGCGAAGCGCTGCGCCTGCAGGGCCTGACTGCCCGCTACGACAGCGAGCACTGGGCCAGCCGCGTGGTTGACTGGCTGGAGACCCGCGCCGATGTCGACCCCAAGCGCATTGGCATGGAGGGGGTGTCCTTGGGGGGTTACTACTGCCCGCGCGCGGTGGCCTTCGAACCGCGCTTCGCCTGCGGCGTGGTGTGGGGCGCCAACCACGACTGGCGCGATGTGCAGAAACGCCGCCTGGAGAAAGAAGGCAACTTCCCCGTGCCGCACTACTGGGCGCACGTGCAATGGGTCTGGGGGGCGAAGGATATGGACGCGTTCATGCGCATCGCCGAGAACGTGCACCTCGACGGCGTGCTCGATCGCATCCGCGTGCCATTCCTGGTCACCCATGGCGAGAAAGACTCGCAGATCCCGCTCAAATGGGCGCACCGTACCTATGAGCAACTGGTCAACAGCCCCAAGCGCGAGCTGAAGATCTTCACCGACCGCGAAGGCGGCGTGCAGCATTCCAGTTTCGACAACAGCATCAATGCCGGCCATTACATCGCCGACTGGGTAGCCGAGACCCTTGGCGGTCATACCGCCTGA
- a CDS encoding sensor histidine kinase: MDGLKTRLKQSLQLRLSVALSVAILLVATVSGAFSYFTAYDEALDLQDKSLHQVAALYLRQGLAFHYSGSAQPGAADDEETRIVIQYLADGQSVSHADDSQLPLPIPGSVANGLSTLVVGNEPFRVLVSTDTSGRRFAVVQEIDSRNRDARKSAWRALLPFAILFPILLLVVANLIRELFRPVSTLAAMLDTRDDQDLRPIDERLLATEIRPFVQAINRLLGRVSRTLEGQKRFVADAAHELRTPLTALSLQAEGLEHEAMSERTRLHVARLRRGIGRSRKLVEQLLALASAQLAEASPGSVSLHETCRLVLEDLMPLAEQKQLDIGLEGDDALLPMQEVELRTVIKNLVENAIRHAPVGGHVDVQAVQSAEGLRLCVRDDGPGVPAQDWERVFDPFYRGNQQVGEGSGLGLSIVRTIVQRSGGEVAVGYADDATQLGWRVCLQWPADAD; the protein is encoded by the coding sequence ATGGATGGTCTCAAAACACGCCTGAAGCAGTCGCTGCAACTGCGCCTGTCGGTGGCGCTGTCGGTCGCGATCCTGCTGGTAGCGACCGTGAGTGGGGCCTTCAGCTACTTCACCGCGTACGATGAAGCGCTCGACCTGCAAGACAAGAGCTTGCACCAGGTGGCCGCGTTGTACCTGCGCCAGGGCCTGGCATTTCATTACTCAGGCAGCGCGCAGCCTGGGGCCGCGGATGATGAAGAAACCCGTATCGTCATCCAGTACCTGGCCGATGGCCAGTCAGTCAGCCATGCCGATGACAGCCAGCTGCCACTGCCGATTCCGGGCTCGGTGGCCAATGGCCTGTCGACGCTGGTGGTGGGCAACGAACCTTTTCGCGTGCTGGTCAGTACTGACACCTCCGGCAGGCGCTTTGCCGTGGTGCAGGAAATCGACAGCCGTAATCGTGATGCGCGCAAAAGTGCATGGCGTGCATTGCTGCCATTTGCCATCCTCTTCCCGATATTGCTGCTGGTGGTGGCCAACCTGATCCGCGAGCTGTTCAGGCCGGTCTCGACCTTGGCGGCCATGCTCGATACCCGCGACGATCAGGACCTGCGCCCCATCGATGAGCGCCTGCTGGCGACCGAAATACGCCCGTTCGTACAGGCGATAAACCGGCTGCTCGGGCGCGTTTCGCGCACCCTTGAAGGCCAGAAGCGCTTCGTAGCCGATGCGGCCCATGAGCTGCGTACCCCCCTCACCGCGCTGTCGCTGCAGGCGGAGGGCCTTGAGCACGAAGCCATGTCGGAGCGCACCAGGCTGCACGTGGCCAGGCTGCGCCGTGGTATCGGCAGGAGTCGCAAGCTGGTCGAGCAGTTGCTGGCACTGGCCAGCGCGCAACTGGCCGAGGCGTCACCAGGTTCGGTGTCGCTGCATGAAACTTGCCGCCTGGTGCTGGAGGACTTGATGCCGTTGGCAGAGCAGAAGCAGCTGGACATTGGCCTGGAAGGTGACGATGCGCTGTTGCCGATGCAGGAAGTGGAGCTGCGGACCGTGATCAAGAACCTGGTCGAGAACGCCATCCGGCACGCACCGGTGGGGGGGCATGTCGATGTGCAGGCGGTGCAGAGTGCCGAAGGGCTCAGACTGTGTGTGCGTGATGATGGCCCTGGTGTTCCTGCGCAAGACTGGGAGCGTGTATTCGATCCGTTCTATCGGGGCAATCAACAGGTCGGGGAAGGCTCCGGCCTGGGGCTGTCGATTGTGCGTACCATCGTCCAGCGCTCTGGCGGGGAGGTGGCGGTGGGTTACGCCGATGATGCAACGCAGTTGGGCTGGCGCGTGTGCCTGCAGTGGCCGGCTGATGCCGATTGA
- a CDS encoding response regulator transcription factor, translating into MRVLLVEDDSMIAQALQDALGEAGYAVDWVADGLAAEAALRTQPYDQVLLDLGLPGQGGLQVLQNLRAADNPVPLLIITARAGLDDRVCGLDGGADDFLQKPFEMAELLARMRAVMRRKGGRAAPELGNGTLSLDPVSKCARVLDQQPVQLSNREFALLQALLVRPGAILSRSELEDRIYGWGNEVESNAVEFIIHGLRRKLGKDVIRNIRGLGWMVSKHA; encoded by the coding sequence ATGCGGGTATTACTGGTCGAGGATGACAGCATGATCGCCCAGGCGCTGCAGGACGCACTGGGCGAGGCGGGCTACGCCGTGGATTGGGTCGCTGACGGTCTGGCGGCCGAAGCGGCCCTGCGTACCCAGCCCTACGACCAGGTACTGCTCGACCTCGGGCTGCCCGGGCAGGGTGGCCTGCAGGTGCTGCAAAATCTGCGAGCAGCGGACAACCCGGTGCCGCTGCTGATCATCACCGCACGCGCGGGGCTCGATGACCGGGTGTGCGGGCTGGACGGCGGGGCGGATGACTTTTTGCAAAAACCCTTCGAGATGGCTGAACTGCTCGCCAGGATGCGCGCGGTCATGCGCCGCAAGGGCGGGCGCGCGGCCCCTGAACTGGGCAATGGAACGCTGAGCCTGGACCCGGTCAGCAAATGCGCACGCGTGCTCGATCAGCAACCCGTGCAGCTTTCCAACCGTGAATTTGCCTTGCTCCAGGCGTTGCTGGTGCGCCCCGGGGCCATTCTCTCGCGCAGCGAACTGGAAGACCGCATCTACGGGTGGGGCAACGAGGTAGAAAGCAATGCCGTGGAGTTCATCATCCACGGGCTGCGCCGCAAGTTGGGCAAGGACGTGATTCGCAATATCAGGGGGCTGGGATGGATGGTCTCAAAACACGCCTGA
- a CDS encoding LysR family transcriptional regulator, giving the protein MKWDVSEAANQLSWDDLRIIKTLSDCGNRAATAKKLGINVSTVSRRVSQLEKTLGVALFDHRKSGYLLTIEGAELRALAERVELDIVSVTRRVSRAGQGPLGKLRITTSDSLLLYFLTPIIADFKALNEGITIEVLVGNESLSLARDESDIAVRATKKPAESLVGRKLATIAWAAYGSSNHLTPTPLFTEGQAWVSYSAALRGLKATSYVESRVAAECIAYRTDSVAAASAAIAAGLGVGFLPCMLGDITPGLERVGPVVPELQDELWLLTHQDIRKSWRVKAFMTFCAAAVANQKALIEGQLELPVT; this is encoded by the coding sequence ATCAAATGGGACGTGAGCGAGGCAGCCAACCAGCTGTCCTGGGACGACTTGCGCATCATCAAGACGCTCAGTGACTGCGGCAACCGCGCGGCCACGGCCAAGAAACTCGGCATCAACGTCTCCACCGTGTCCCGGCGGGTCTCGCAGTTGGAGAAAACACTGGGCGTGGCCCTGTTCGATCACCGCAAGTCAGGCTATCTGCTCACCATCGAGGGCGCGGAACTGCGTGCATTGGCCGAGCGCGTGGAGCTGGACATCGTCAGCGTGACGCGGCGCGTCTCACGGGCTGGCCAGGGGCCTCTGGGCAAGCTTCGCATCACCACCAGCGACTCCCTGCTCCTGTACTTCCTCACCCCCATCATCGCCGATTTCAAAGCCCTGAACGAAGGGATCACCATCGAAGTACTGGTAGGCAACGAATCACTGAGCCTGGCCCGAGATGAGTCGGATATCGCGGTTCGAGCGACCAAGAAACCCGCCGAGAGCCTGGTGGGTCGCAAGCTGGCTACCATCGCCTGGGCCGCTTACGGCAGCAGCAACCACCTGACGCCGACTCCGCTGTTTACGGAGGGCCAGGCATGGGTTTCCTATTCCGCCGCGCTACGAGGGCTGAAAGCGACGAGCTACGTCGAGAGCAGGGTCGCAGCCGAGTGCATCGCGTACCGCACCGATTCGGTCGCAGCAGCAAGCGCGGCCATCGCAGCGGGCCTGGGGGTGGGTTTTCTGCCCTGCATGCTGGGCGATATCACGCCAGGGCTGGAACGCGTCGGCCCGGTAGTGCCGGAGCTTCAGGATGAGCTATGGCTGCTGACGCACCAGGACATCCGCAAATCGTGGCGGGTCAAGGCATTCATGACGTTCTGTGCAGCCGCCGTTGCCAACCAGAAGGCTCTGATCGAGGGCCAACTGGAACTCCCGGTCACGTAG
- a CDS encoding Rid family hydrolase yields the protein MTASQPHNEQTAYWGVPWEKTYGYPQARRVGNEIYVSGQFNHDQEGNLVAPAPLDRDGIPCDFSSMGEQMRVAYDNIAKLLAVYGATLEDVVEETLYVLDMDAAFAVVGKVRKAAYGTERPQCASNIIGVSRLAQRPQLIEIACKAVLGSRAE from the coding sequence ATGACAGCTTCACAACCGCACAACGAACAGACCGCCTATTGGGGCGTTCCGTGGGAGAAGACTTACGGGTATCCGCAGGCACGGCGGGTTGGTAACGAGATCTATGTGTCGGGCCAGTTCAATCATGACCAGGAGGGCAACCTGGTTGCGCCTGCGCCCTTGGATCGAGATGGGATACCCTGCGATTTCTCTTCGATGGGCGAGCAGATGCGCGTCGCCTACGACAATATCGCCAAGCTGCTCGCAGTGTATGGAGCAACGCTTGAAGATGTGGTGGAAGAGACGCTCTACGTGCTGGACATGGACGCGGCCTTCGCCGTGGTCGGCAAGGTGCGCAAGGCCGCGTACGGCACCGAGCGGCCCCAATGCGCCAGTAACATCATTGGCGTCTCCAGGCTTGCCCAGCGCCCTCAGCTGATTGAAATCGCCTGCAAGGCAGTGCTTGGCTCACGGGCCGAGTGA
- a CDS encoding hydrolase codes for MSNPKTEVLTPHNSQLIFIDQQPQMAFGVQSIDRQTLKNNTVGLAKAAKIFNVPTTITTVETESFSGHTYPELLAVFPEAPLLERTSMNSWDDQKVRDALKKNGRNKIIVSGLWTEVCNTTFALSAMNDAGYEIYMVADASGGTTKEAHDYAMQRMIQAGVIPMTWQQVLLEWQRDWKNRDTYDAVMELVKEHSGAYGMGVDYAYTMVHKAPERVQHGPTLAPVAAPV; via the coding sequence ATGAGCAATCCAAAAACTGAAGTCCTGACCCCGCACAACAGCCAACTGATCTTCATCGATCAGCAGCCACAGATGGCCTTCGGCGTTCAAAGCATTGATCGCCAGACACTGAAGAACAACACCGTAGGCCTGGCCAAAGCCGCCAAGATCTTCAATGTTCCCACCACCATCACGACGGTCGAGACTGAAAGCTTCTCGGGGCATACCTACCCTGAGCTGCTCGCCGTCTTCCCCGAAGCGCCCCTGCTGGAGCGCACCTCCATGAACTCCTGGGATGACCAGAAGGTTCGAGATGCGCTGAAGAAAAACGGTCGCAACAAGATCATTGTTTCCGGCCTGTGGACCGAGGTCTGCAACACCACCTTCGCCCTCTCGGCCATGAACGATGCCGGCTATGAAATCTACATGGTTGCCGATGCCTCCGGCGGTACCACCAAGGAAGCCCACGACTACGCCATGCAGCGCATGATCCAGGCTGGCGTCATCCCGATGACGTGGCAGCAAGTGCTGCTGGAATGGCAACGCGACTGGAAAAACCGCGACACCTACGACGCCGTCATGGAGCTGGTCAAGGAACATTCCGGTGCCTACGGCATGGGTGTCGACTACGCCTACACCATGGTGCACAAGGCGCCAGAGCGCGTGCAGCACGGCCCGACCCTGGCCCCGGTCGCTGCCCCTGTCTGA
- a CDS encoding helix-turn-helix domain-containing protein: MNSDHCTVLATVALKTTGRLKPWQLKTAKQLMLDNLDTGITVTELAQACALSRSHFTRMFRETEQVPPQQWMREQRLKRSKELLGGSGMLLAEIALECGFCDQSHFCRTFVKAEGMSPQAWQRLEACS; encoded by the coding sequence ATGAACAGTGACCACTGCACGGTGCTGGCGACTGTCGCACTGAAAACGACCGGACGGCTGAAACCTTGGCAGCTCAAGACTGCCAAGCAGTTGATGCTGGATAACCTGGACACCGGCATCACCGTTACCGAGCTGGCCCAGGCTTGCGCGCTGTCGCGCAGCCATTTCACACGCATGTTCAGGGAAACCGAACAGGTGCCCCCGCAGCAGTGGATGCGTGAGCAGCGGCTGAAGCGAAGCAAGGAGTTGCTGGGTGGCTCCGGGATGTTGCTGGCCGAGATTGCCCTGGAATGCGGCTTCTGCGACCAGTCCCACTTTTGCAGAACATTCGTGAAAGCCGAGGGTATGTCACCGCAGGCATGGCAGCGATTGGAAGCCTGCAGTTGA
- a CDS encoding GlxA family transcriptional regulator, producing MHRVGYLLTEGFQVMSLATQTVFEFANISAGEAVYRIQNFSIEGGTVRSSLGMHIDTLPLGAPGLADTWMVTGTLTPLSPPSEAVLASVRGFVDGARRTAGLCTGCFVLAQAGVLDGRRATTHWAYAPKLRELYPQVDVEEDRIFIVDGPIWTSAGMTAALDMALGMVEKDLGAELARSVAHKMVMHQRRSGGQSQHSELLSMSPKSDRIQHALDYARKHLSRSLSVEELAEVVHLSPRQFTRVFTAETGQSPAKAVESLRLEAARVMIEQSRHSLDVVARETGFRDRRHMREAFMRGFGVPPQAVRRDARRVVAG from the coding sequence ATGCATCGGGTCGGGTATCTGCTTACCGAAGGCTTCCAGGTCATGTCCCTGGCGACGCAGACCGTGTTCGAATTCGCCAACATCTCGGCGGGCGAAGCGGTGTACAGGATCCAGAATTTCTCCATCGAGGGCGGTACTGTGCGCTCCTCTCTGGGCATGCACATCGACACGCTGCCCCTGGGGGCGCCCGGTCTTGCAGACACCTGGATGGTCACCGGCACGCTGACGCCACTGTCGCCCCCGAGTGAAGCCGTGCTGGCCAGTGTCCGCGGTTTCGTCGACGGCGCCCGTCGCACCGCGGGCCTGTGCACGGGCTGTTTCGTGCTGGCCCAGGCCGGCGTGCTGGATGGCCGGCGCGCCACCACGCACTGGGCCTATGCCCCAAAGCTGCGTGAGCTGTACCCGCAGGTAGATGTGGAGGAAGATCGGATATTCATCGTCGATGGCCCGATCTGGACTTCCGCCGGCATGACCGCTGCCCTGGACATGGCCCTGGGCATGGTGGAAAAGGACCTGGGCGCCGAGCTGGCCAGGTCGGTGGCACATAAGATGGTCATGCACCAGCGCCGCTCAGGCGGGCAATCCCAGCACTCCGAGCTGCTGTCGATGTCGCCCAAGTCGGACCGTATCCAGCACGCGCTGGACTACGCGCGCAAACACCTCAGTCGCTCACTGAGCGTGGAGGAACTGGCGGAAGTGGTGCACCTGAGCCCCCGGCAATTCACCCGCGTGTTTACCGCCGAAACCGGCCAGTCGCCGGCCAAGGCCGTGGAAAGCCTGCGCCTTGAGGCCGCCCGCGTCATGATCGAGCAGAGCCGACACAGCCTGGATGTGGTGGCAAGGGAGACTGGCTTTCGCGACCGTCGGCATATGCGCGAGGCGTTCATGCGTGGGTTTGGCGTGCCGCCGCAGGCGGTGCGCAGGGACGCACGACGGGTAGTGGCTGGCTGA
- a CDS encoding SDR family NAD(P)-dependent oxidoreductase produces the protein MTQQFKGTALITGASTGIGSIYAERLARRGYDLMLVARNRERLNALAGRLTSETRQNVEVFPADLGNADDLAKVERKLREDASISLLVNNAGIGTHTTLLESDVERMAEMINLNVTALTRLTYAAVPGFVARRQGAVINISSVVSLAPELLNGVYGASKAYVTAFTQSLNKELADQGVRVQAVLPGATATDFWQIGGLPVENLDPGIVMSAQDLVDGALQDFDNGVLISLPSVHDLQAFDHYQASRQALFGQLSNNQLAPRYSTK, from the coding sequence ATGACGCAGCAATTCAAAGGCACCGCGCTCATCACGGGCGCTTCCACCGGTATCGGTTCGATCTACGCAGAGCGCCTGGCCCGTCGCGGCTATGACCTGATGCTGGTGGCTCGCAACCGGGAACGCCTGAACGCGCTCGCCGGCCGGCTCACCAGCGAAACCCGGCAGAACGTCGAAGTGTTCCCGGCCGACCTGGGCAATGCCGACGATCTGGCCAAGGTCGAGCGCAAGCTGCGCGAAGACGCCAGCATCAGCCTGCTGGTGAACAACGCCGGCATCGGTACCCACACCACCTTGCTGGAGAGCGACGTGGAGCGCATGGCCGAGATGATCAACCTCAACGTCACCGCCCTCACCCGCCTCACCTATGCCGCGGTGCCCGGCTTCGTCGCGCGTCGCCAGGGGGCAGTGATCAACATTTCATCCGTCGTCAGCCTGGCGCCAGAGCTGCTCAACGGCGTGTACGGCGCCAGCAAGGCCTACGTCACGGCATTTACCCAATCCCTGAACAAGGAATTGGCCGACCAAGGCGTACGGGTTCAGGCGGTGTTGCCTGGGGCCACTGCCACCGATTTCTGGCAGATTGGCGGCTTGCCGGTGGAGAACCTCGACCCCGGCATCGTGATGTCCGCCCAGGACCTGGTGGACGGCGCGCTGCAGGACTTCGACAACGGTGTGCTGATCTCGCTGCCGTCGGTGCACGACCTGCAAGCCTTCGACCACTATCAGGCCAGCCGGCAGGCCTTGTTCGGCCAGCTGTCCAACAACCAGCTCGCACCACGCTACAGCACCAAGTGA
- a CDS encoding zinc-binding alcohol dehydrogenase family protein has translation MKAVVYTQPGLPIQDPQSLYDAELPKPKPGARDLLVEVRAIAVNPVDTKIRASRGGEQPQVLGWDAVGIVREVGDQVTLFQPGDEVFYAGAIDRPGSYSEFHVVDERIVGHKPRSLDNASAAALPLTSITAWELLFDRLGIEENGGKGQSLLVVGAAGGVGSILVQLASKLTQLTVIGTASRPETQKWVKALGAHHVIDHRESLPLQLQALKLDAVDYVISLTHTDSYLPQLVEVLRPQGKLALIDDPAQLDVMPLKRKSLSLHWELMFTRSLYKTEDMIKQHQLLERVAQLVDDGVLKTTLGEHYGTINAEHLKRAHATLESGKARGKIVLEGF, from the coding sequence ATGAAGGCTGTCGTTTACACCCAACCCGGTTTGCCGATCCAGGACCCACAGTCGCTGTACGACGCTGAACTGCCCAAGCCGAAACCCGGCGCCCGGGACCTGCTGGTCGAAGTCAGGGCCATCGCCGTCAACCCGGTCGATACCAAGATCCGCGCCAGCCGCGGCGGTGAACAACCCCAGGTGCTGGGCTGGGATGCCGTGGGTATCGTCCGCGAGGTCGGCGATCAGGTGACGTTGTTCCAACCGGGCGATGAAGTGTTCTACGCCGGGGCCATAGACCGCCCTGGCAGCTACAGCGAATTCCACGTGGTCGACGAACGCATCGTCGGGCACAAGCCCCGCAGCCTGGACAACGCCAGCGCCGCCGCCCTGCCCCTGACCTCCATCACCGCCTGGGAACTGCTGTTCGACCGCCTGGGGATAGAGGAAAACGGCGGCAAGGGCCAGTCCCTTCTGGTGGTCGGTGCCGCCGGCGGGGTGGGCTCGATCCTGGTCCAGCTCGCCAGCAAGCTCACCCAGCTGACAGTCATCGGAACAGCCTCCCGCCCCGAAACCCAGAAGTGGGTCAAGGCGCTGGGTGCCCATCACGTCATCGACCACCGTGAATCGCTCCCGCTTCAGCTCCAAGCGCTCAAGCTCGATGCGGTGGACTACGTGATCAGCCTGACCCACACCGACAGCTACCTGCCGCAACTGGTGGAAGTGCTGCGCCCACAAGGCAAGCTGGCGTTGATCGACGACCCGGCGCAACTGGATGTGATGCCGCTCAAGCGCAAGTCGCTTTCGCTGCACTGGGAGCTGATGTTCACCCGTTCGCTGTACAAGACCGAAGACATGATCAAGCAACACCAGCTGCTCGAGCGTGTGGCGCAACTGGTCGATGATGGCGTGCTCAAGACGACACTGGGCGAGCACTACGGCACCATCAACGCCGAACACCTCAAGCGCGCCCATGCCACGCTCGAAAGTGGCAAGGCGCGCGGCAAGATTGTGCTGGAAGGCTTCTGA
- the codA gene encoding cytosine deaminase, with protein sequence MNIINARLRGKTGLFRIALDGERIAAITPQADVAALASPDDLDAQQNLVVAPFVEPHIHLDATLTAGEPKWNMSGTLFEGIERWAERKEITTHDDIKNRATKTIGMLVDHGIQHVRTHVDVTDPKLTALKAMVEVREEVRHLVDLQIVAFPQEGIESYANGRALMTEAVAIGADVVGGIPHFENTRDQGVASIKFLMDLAERTGCLVDVHCDETDDPQSRFLEVLAEEARVRGMGARVTASHTVAMGSYDNAYCYKLFRLLKMSGINFVSCPTESIHLQGRFDSYPKRRGLTRVAEIDRAGMNVCFGQDSIVDPWYPLGNGNILRILEAGLHICHMLGYEDLQRSLDLITDNSARTLNLGERYGIEVGRPANLLLLSAPDDYEMVRSQGHALVSVRNGKVLMRRTPAQVERFA encoded by the coding sequence ATGAACATCATCAACGCCCGCCTGCGTGGCAAGACCGGCCTGTTCCGCATCGCGCTGGACGGCGAGCGCATCGCCGCCATCACGCCACAGGCCGACGTCGCCGCCCTGGCCAGCCCGGATGACCTGGACGCCCAGCAGAACCTGGTGGTGGCGCCGTTCGTCGAGCCGCACATCCACCTCGACGCCACCCTCACCGCCGGTGAGCCGAAGTGGAACATGAGCGGCACCTTGTTCGAAGGCATCGAACGCTGGGCCGAGCGCAAGGAAATCACCACCCACGACGACATCAAGAACCGCGCCACGAAGACCATCGGCATGCTGGTGGACCATGGCATCCAGCACGTGCGTACCCACGTCGACGTCACCGACCCCAAGCTCACCGCGCTCAAGGCCATGGTCGAGGTACGCGAAGAGGTGCGCCATCTGGTCGACCTGCAGATCGTCGCTTTCCCCCAGGAGGGCATCGAGTCGTACGCCAATGGCCGGGCACTGATGACCGAAGCAGTGGCCATTGGCGCCGATGTGGTCGGCGGCATTCCGCATTTCGAGAACACCCGTGACCAGGGCGTGGCGTCGATCAAGTTCCTCATGGACCTGGCCGAGCGCACGGGCTGCCTGGTGGACGTGCATTGCGATGAAACCGACGACCCGCAGTCGCGTTTCCTTGAAGTGCTGGCTGAAGAGGCGCGGGTGCGCGGCATGGGCGCGCGGGTCACGGCCAGCCACACCGTGGCCATGGGTTCCTACGACAACGCTTACTGCTACAAGCTGTTCCGCTTGCTGAAGATGTCGGGGATCAACTTCGTCTCGTGCCCCACCGAAAGCATCCACCTGCAAGGGCGCTTCGACAGTTACCCCAAGCGCCGCGGGCTGACCCGCGTGGCCGAAATCGACCGCGCCGGGATGAACGTGTGCTTCGGCCAGGATTCCATCGTCGACCCGTGGTACCCGCTGGGCAACGGCAACATCCTGCGCATTCTCGAAGCCGGGCTGCACATTTGCCACATGCTCGGCTACGAAGACCTGCAACGCAGCCTGGACCTGATCACCGACAACAGCGCCCGCACCCTCAACCTTGGCGAGCGCTATGGCATCGAGGTCGGGCGGCCGGCCAACCTGCTGCTGCTGTCGGCTCCGGATGACTACGAGATGGTCCGCAGCCAGGGCCATGCGCTGGTGTCGGTGCGCAACGGCAAGGTGCTGATGCGCCGCACGCCTGCGCAGGTCGAACGCTTTGCCTGA